A DNA window from Engystomops pustulosus chromosome 6, aEngPut4.maternal, whole genome shotgun sequence contains the following coding sequences:
- the PIRT gene encoding phosphoinositide-interacting protein, protein MLGISAAEDGESQSAIYGEDAARCGLRCSRIGKLLLLTYDRRRPIDDIFVADLENAKMDRSPEHIVLSEYSSVERSSSAESKDLVTSRTDSTLYSSSRSESLWTNAQRSAWDTYQKPIIIMSVGGSVFLLGIILTTMYFVYTTTAPISKNMGPVALSIGLMILIVGLVWVPIIRKKRKQRSSSRLFNHHSRQFFIHF, encoded by the exons ATGCTGGGAATATCGGCAGCGGAGGACGGAGAGAGCCAGAGCGCGATCTACGGGGAGGACGCGGCACGATGTGGACTGCGCTGCTCCAGGATCGGTAAACTCCTGCTCCTCACCTACGACAGAAGACGCCCCATCGACGAC ATATTTGTTGCTGATTTGGAGAATGCAAAGATGGACCGGTCACCGGAGCACATTGTTCTGAGTGAGTACAGCAGCGTGGAGAGGTCTTCATCCGCCGAATCCAAGGACCTGGTCACCAGCAGGACTGACAGCACGTTGTACAGTAGCTCACGAAGCGAGTCTCTGTGGACCAACGCCCAACGAAGTGCCTGGGACACCTATCAAAAGCCCATAATTATCATGTCTGTCGGGGGATCGGTGTTCCTACTGGGGATTATACTGACCACTATGTACTTTGTGTACACGACAACGGCACCAATCTCAAAAAACATGGGACCTGTTGCCCTCTCCATTGGACTAATGATCTTGATTGTTGGTTTGGTTTGGGTTCCGATCATCAGGAAGAAGAGGAAACAGAGGTCGTCCTCTCGACTCTTCAACCATCACTCACGTCAGTTTTTCATTCACTTCTGA